A region from the Triticum aestivum cultivar Chinese Spring chromosome 3D, IWGSC CS RefSeq v2.1, whole genome shotgun sequence genome encodes:
- the LOC123079109 gene encoding uncharacterized protein — protein MEGDEIFASLDSLWFHSSVLHRRPRFKQHSEELKPPRNQDQHPKCVDDEVTLGARRADPGSRALQERIETWQEEQWRQQTLVVAAPPRCSPVSDGVAMKAHLRSWAHAVACSVR, from the coding sequence ATGGAGGGCGACGAGATCTTTGCAAGCCTAGACTCGCTCTGGTTCCACTCCAGCGTCCTCCACCGGCGGCCGCGCTTCAAGCAGCACTCGGAAGAGCTGAAGCCGCCCAGGAATCAAGATCAACATCCCAAATGCGTCGACGACGAGGTGACGCTGGGAGCGAGAAGAGCGGATCCGGGAAGCAGGGCCCTCCAAGAGCGCATCGAGACATGGCAGGAGGAGCAGTGGCGGCAGCAGACGCTCGTCGTTGCGGCACCGCCACGGTGCTCGCCCGTCAGCGATGGTGTCGCCATGAAGGCTCATCTCAGGTCGTGGGCTCATGCCGTTGCTTGCTCGGTCAGATGA